One window from the genome of Oncorhynchus clarkii lewisi isolate Uvic-CL-2024 unplaced genomic scaffold, UVic_Ocla_1.0 unplaced_contig_4276_pilon_pilon, whole genome shotgun sequence encodes:
- the LOC139400780 gene encoding leucine-rich repeat-containing protein 3-like: MCLSGRTGCHGGDGLGLRRGLGKVLERGGLGTKPGKERILERGRARERGQGTRTWLGQETRLGRDLGRGLGGWSFTLLVLLLLLSPVFPQCPDSCHCVWESSMVLCTDAGLREFPQGLPPDTVTLHLERNYIRSLPESAFRELTHLRELYLSHNRIDTLSSGALRHLSSELRLLDLSHNLLRQASRDEFSSTRAKTRLYHNPWHCDCTLQELVETLNLEPETVNGIVCESSVRSAGEVSRWEDPGGAGEHAGQPLVKLLDSGVNFCNLQRKTTDVAMLVTMFVWFFMVIVYVVYYVRQNQAETRRHLEYLKSLPSPRKTVTETDTISTGL; this comes from the exons ATGTGCCTCAGCGGGAGGACTGGATGTCATGGAGGAGATGGATTGGGGCTGCGGAGAGGATTGGGTAAAGTgttggagagaggagggctgggcaCAAAGCCTGGGAAAGAGAGAatactggagagagggagggcgagagagagagggcagggaaccAGGACATGGCTGGGTCAGGAGACAAGGCTTGGGAGAGACCTGGGTCGAGGCCTGGGAGGCTGGTCATTCACCCTGCTGGTCCTGCTCCTCCTACTCTCCCCGGTGTTCCCCCAGTGCCCTGACAGCTGCCACTGTGTGTGGGAGAGCAGCATGGTGCTGTGTACGGACGCTGGGCTCCGTGAGTTCCCCCAGGGCCTTCCTCCGGACACCGTCACCCTCCACCTGGAGAGGAACTACATCCGCTCGCTCCCCGAGAGCGCCTTTAG GGAGCTGACACACCTGAGGGAGCTTTACCTCTCCCACAACCGCATCGACACCCTCTCCTCCGGGGCCCTGCGCCACCTGAGCTCAGAGCTCCGTCTCCTGGATCTTTCACACAACCTGTTACGCCAGGCCAGCCGGGACGAGTTCAGTTCCACGCGGGCCAAGACGCGCCTCTACCACAACCCGTGGCACTGCGACTGTACCCTGCAGGAGCTGGTGGAGACGTTAAATCTAGAGCCGGAGACGGTCAACGGGATCGTGTGTGAGAGCTCTGTGAGGAGCGCCGGGGAGGTGAGTCGCTGGGAGGATCCAGGGGGTGCAGGGGAGCACGCCGGTCAACCGCTGGTTAAATTGCTCGACTCTGGGGTGAACTTCTGTAATCTCCAGCGGAAGACCACGGATGTGGCTATGCTGGTGACCATGTTCGTGTGGTTCTTCATGGTCATTGTTTATGTGGTCTACTACGTGAGACAGAACCAGGCTGAGACCAGAAGACATCTGGAGTATCTGAAGAGTTTGCCCAGTCCGAGGAAAACAGTCACTGAGACAGACACGATAAGCACTGGTCTCTGA